The uncultured Roseibium sp. genome contains a region encoding:
- a CDS encoding metallophosphoesterase family protein — translation MKIAVIADIHGNALALEAVLADLRHEAPDRVVNLGDCVSGPLWPEETALILRETGWVTVRGNHDRVVAAGNIPPGNRTDSFTYAHLSLESLTWLEGLSPVIRLTDDILLCHGTPEDDNTYLTERIDGDGIRMADDDDITARLYGETAPVICCGHTHIPRLIHLAGTGQTILNPGSVGLPGYFDDAPTPHKSEAGSPHARYATMTKTAAGWQFGAKIVPYDWGKAAREAELNGRPDWARPLRTGFYGPLP, via the coding sequence ATGAAGATCGCCGTGATCGCCGATATTCACGGGAATGCCCTCGCGCTTGAGGCGGTTTTGGCCGACCTGAGGCACGAGGCGCCCGACAGGGTCGTGAACCTCGGCGATTGCGTCTCCGGTCCGCTGTGGCCGGAAGAAACGGCTCTGATCCTGCGCGAAACCGGCTGGGTGACGGTGCGCGGCAACCATGACCGGGTGGTGGCAGCCGGAAATATCCCGCCGGGAAACCGCACGGACAGTTTCACCTACGCCCATCTGTCCCTGGAAAGCCTGACATGGCTTGAAGGTCTGTCACCCGTCATCCGTCTCACCGACGACATCCTGCTTTGCCACGGCACGCCGGAGGACGATAACACCTACCTGACCGAGCGGATCGACGGCGACGGCATCCGCATGGCCGACGACGATGACATAACGGCCCGTCTTTACGGCGAAACCGCTCCCGTCATCTGCTGCGGCCACACCCACATCCCGCGGCTTATCCATCTAGCGGGCACAGGACAGACCATTCTCAATCCGGGCAGCGTCGGCCTTCCAGGCTATTTCGACGATGCTCCAACCCCGCACAAGTCCGAGGCCGGCAGTCCTCATGCGCGTTATGCGACGATGACGAAGACGGCAGCCGGCTGGCAATTTGGAGCGAAGATAGTGCCTTATGACTGGGGCAAGGCCGCCCGGGAGGCAGAGCTAAACGGACGGCCCGACTGGGCCCGCCCGCTGCGCACCGGCTTTTACGGTCCGCTGCCCTGA
- the purB gene encoding adenylosuccinate lyase, protein MIPRYSRPDMVAIWSPESKFRIWFEIEAHACDALAELGVIPKEAAKTIWDKGGPATFDIDRIDEIERETKHDVIAFLTHLAEIVGPDARFVHQGMTSSDVLDTCFNVQLVKATDILLADMDALLAAIKRRAFEHKDTVTIGRSHGIHAEPVTFGLKMAEAYAEFDRCRTRLQNAREEIATCAISGAVGTFANIDPRVEEHVAKAMGLTAEPVSTQVIPRDRHAMYFATLGVIASSIERVAVEIRHLQRTEVLEAEEYFSPGQKGSSAMPHKRNPVLTENLTGLSRLVRMAVTPAMENVALWHERDISHSSVERMIGPDTTVTLDFALARLTGVIDKLLVYPERMIGNMDRLGGLVHSQRILLALTQAGCSREDAYRLVQRNAMKVWESYQVSGSAGVDFLSELLNDADVRKYLSEDDIRDRFDLGYHTKNVDVIFKRVFGES, encoded by the coding sequence ATGATCCCGCGCTACTCGCGGCCGGACATGGTCGCTATCTGGTCGCCTGAATCCAAATTCCGCATCTGGTTCGAAATCGAGGCGCATGCCTGCGACGCACTTGCCGAACTGGGCGTGATCCCGAAAGAGGCCGCCAAGACCATCTGGGACAAGGGCGGTCCGGCCACCTTCGACATCGACCGGATCGACGAGATCGAGCGCGAAACCAAGCACGACGTCATCGCCTTCCTGACACATCTGGCGGAAATCGTCGGACCGGACGCCCGCTTCGTTCACCAGGGCATGACCTCTTCCGACGTGCTCGACACCTGTTTCAATGTCCAGCTCGTCAAGGCGACCGACATCCTGCTTGCCGACATGGACGCGCTGCTGGCCGCCATCAAGCGCCGGGCCTTCGAGCACAAGGATACGGTCACCATCGGCCGCTCTCACGGCATCCACGCCGAACCGGTCACCTTCGGCCTGAAAATGGCCGAAGCCTATGCCGAATTCGACCGCTGCCGCACCCGCCTGCAGAATGCCCGCGAGGAAATTGCCACCTGCGCTATTTCCGGCGCCGTCGGCACCTTTGCCAACATCGACCCGCGTGTGGAAGAACACGTCGCCAAGGCGATGGGCCTGACGGCGGAACCGGTTTCCACCCAGGTCATCCCGCGTGACCGCCATGCCATGTATTTCGCGACCCTTGGCGTGATCGCTTCGTCGATCGAGCGCGTCGCCGTCGAAATCCGCCATCTGCAGCGCACCGAGGTTCTGGAAGCCGAAGAGTACTTCTCTCCCGGCCAGAAAGGCTCGTCCGCGATGCCGCACAAGCGCAACCCGGTGCTGACGGAAAACCTGACCGGCTTGTCCCGTCTGGTCCGCATGGCGGTGACCCCGGCGATGGAAAACGTGGCGCTGTGGCACGAGCGCGATATCTCGCACTCCTCCGTGGAACGCATGATCGGCCCGGACACGACCGTTACCCTCGACTTCGCCCTCGCCCGCCTCACCGGTGTCATCGACAAGCTGCTGGTCTATCCGGAACGCATGATCGGCAACATGGACCGTCTCGGCGGCCTTGTGCACTCCCAGCGCATCCTGCTGGCGCTGACCCAGGCCGGCTGCTCGCGCGAGGACGCGTACCGTCTCGTCCAGCGCAATGCCATGAAAGTCTGGGAAAGCTACCAGGTTTCCGGCTCCGCCGGCGTCGACTTCCTGAGCGAGCTTCTGAACGACGCGGACGTGCGCAAGTATCTGTCGGAAGACGACATCCGCGACCGCTTCGACCTTGGCTACCACACCAAGAACGTCGACGTGATCTTCAAGCGGGTCTTCGGCGAAAGCTGA
- the rpe gene encoding ribulose-phosphate 3-epimerase, giving the protein MTRQITIAPSILASDFSKLGQEVRDVVEAGADWIHLDVMDGHFVPNITFGPDVIKALRPHTDKVFDTHLMIEPCDPYLEAFAKAGSDIITVHAEATTHLDRSLQAIRALGKKAGVSLNPATPETVLEYVLDRLDLILIMTVNPGFGGQKFIQAMVEKTARIKAMIGDRPIDIEIDGGITPETAPLVSAAGANVLVAGSAVFKGGSVESYATNISAIRKAAEEA; this is encoded by the coding sequence ATGACCCGTCAAATCACCATCGCCCCCTCGATCCTCGCCTCCGACTTTTCCAAGCTCGGACAGGAAGTCCGCGACGTTGTCGAGGCCGGCGCGGACTGGATCCATCTGGATGTGATGGACGGCCATTTCGTACCCAACATCACCTTCGGTCCGGACGTGATCAAGGCGCTGCGCCCGCATACGGACAAGGTGTTCGACACCCATCTGATGATCGAGCCGTGCGACCCCTACCTGGAAGCCTTCGCCAAGGCCGGATCCGACATCATCACCGTTCATGCCGAAGCAACCACCCATCTCGACCGATCGCTTCAGGCGATCCGTGCGCTCGGCAAGAAGGCGGGCGTGTCCCTCAACCCGGCAACGCCTGAAACCGTCCTGGAATACGTGCTCGACCGGCTCGACCTGATCCTGATCATGACCGTCAACCCGGGGTTCGGCGGTCAGAAGTTCATTCAGGCCATGGTGGAAAAGACCGCCCGGATCAAGGCGATGATCGGCGACCGGCCGATCGACATCGAAATCGACGGCGGCATCACCCCGGAAACCGCGCCACTGGTCTCCGCTGCCGGTGCCAATGTGCTCGTCGCCGGCTCCGCCGTTTTCAAGGGCGGCTCGGTGGAAAGCTACGCCACCAACATCTCCGCCATCCGCAAGGCCGCGGAAGAGGCCTGA
- a CDS encoding DUF2259 domain-containing protein yields the protein MRIFSRACAVVSGALLAAVLASSVQAGDFADVDIIGFSKDGRRFAFEQYGIQDGSGFPYSEVFVIDVQKDSWVKPSPFKFVEQNVPDGVDQDAILGDTRHVSIQAAHDSGLLDGIDYPGQTVGANPVTEVSADPHLMVVNPRNVVPAFDDPMEFSIEEYPLASDKCASYGTQTRGFRLTMLYRGMARVLNDDKDLPDSRGCPLSYRIERVITRYPDAGPPVFVALILMQTHGFEGPDGRYLAITGRF from the coding sequence ATGAGAATTTTCAGTCGGGCCTGCGCCGTCGTTTCCGGCGCCTTGCTGGCCGCTGTCCTTGCGTCTTCGGTCCAGGCCGGCGATTTCGCCGATGTCGACATTATCGGCTTTTCCAAGGACGGAAGACGTTTCGCATTCGAACAATACGGCATCCAGGACGGATCCGGTTTTCCCTATTCGGAAGTCTTCGTGATCGACGTCCAGAAGGACAGCTGGGTGAAGCCCTCTCCCTTCAAGTTCGTCGAACAGAATGTGCCCGACGGCGTCGATCAGGACGCGATCCTTGGAGACACCAGACACGTTTCGATCCAGGCCGCACACGATTCCGGCCTGCTGGACGGCATTGACTATCCCGGCCAGACGGTCGGCGCCAATCCGGTGACCGAAGTGAGTGCGGATCCACATCTCATGGTCGTCAATCCGCGCAATGTTGTCCCCGCATTTGACGATCCGATGGAGTTTTCCATCGAGGAATACCCGCTGGCCTCGGACAAATGCGCAAGCTACGGCACGCAGACCAGGGGTTTCCGGCTGACCATGCTCTACCGGGGAATGGCCAGGGTCCTGAACGATGACAAGGACCTTCCCGACAGCCGAGGCTGTCCGCTGTCCTACCGGATCGAACGGGTGATCACGCGTTACCCGGATGCGGGACCGCCGGTCTTTGTTGCCCTGATTCTCATGCAGACCCATGGCTTTGAGGGCCCTGACGGCCGTTATCTGGCGATAACCGGCCGGTTTTGA
- a CDS encoding sodium:proton symporter translates to MLNLPLAALGWLGRRGTVAVAASLFVGMALPSWSAYARPWLSHTVFVLLVLAFLRVDPVAVRSRLKRPVLLVGAGTWMMFGLPAIAVLLLHVFGLTDIGPEFTLAIFIVTAAPSVMSAPAFIYLMGLDGALSLTVLIACVLLTPVSAPLMGGLILNGVLPISAPDLALRLFLLLGGAYLVASLIRLVTGRARIVGYKSQIDGLNVLILFFFAVAAMDNVAATFVDRPLYTVAIAGLTFVVAFAQIGLTLLVFRPASRADAFVIAHSAGNRNLGLMVAALGGTVPEFTWLWFALGQLPIYMLPLMLKPFGQWYSKTEAEKAT, encoded by the coding sequence ATGCTGAACCTGCCTCTGGCGGCCCTCGGATGGCTTGGACGACGCGGAACCGTGGCCGTCGCGGCCAGCCTGTTCGTCGGGATGGCGCTGCCATCCTGGTCCGCCTATGCCCGGCCATGGCTCTCCCATACCGTTTTCGTGCTGCTTGTCCTCGCCTTCCTGCGGGTCGATCCGGTAGCCGTCCGCAGCCGGTTGAAACGTCCCGTCCTTCTGGTCGGCGCCGGGACCTGGATGATGTTTGGACTGCCAGCGATCGCCGTACTGCTTCTGCATGTCTTCGGGCTGACCGACATCGGACCGGAATTCACGCTCGCCATCTTCATCGTGACCGCCGCCCCTTCCGTCATGTCCGCGCCAGCCTTCATCTATCTGATGGGCCTCGACGGCGCCCTCAGTCTCACGGTCCTGATCGCATGCGTGTTGCTGACACCTGTCTCAGCCCCCCTGATGGGCGGCCTGATCCTGAACGGTGTGCTGCCGATCAGCGCGCCGGACCTTGCCCTGCGCCTGTTCCTCCTGCTCGGCGGGGCGTACCTGGTCGCCTCGCTCATCCGCCTCGTTACCGGCCGGGCGCGGATCGTCGGCTACAAGTCCCAGATCGACGGGCTTAACGTCTTGATCCTGTTCTTTTTCGCCGTCGCGGCCATGGACAACGTGGCAGCCACTTTCGTGGACCGGCCCCTCTACACCGTCGCGATCGCGGGCCTCACCTTCGTCGTCGCCTTTGCGCAGATCGGCCTCACCCTGCTGGTGTTCCGGCCCGCCTCGCGTGCGGATGCCTTCGTGATCGCTCATTCCGCCGGCAACCGGAACCTGGGGCTGATGGTTGCGGCCCTGGGCGGCACGGTTCCCGAATTCACCTGGCTCTGGTTCGCGCTCGGCCAGTTGCCGATCTACATGCTGCCGCTGATGCTCAAACCGTTCGGGCAATGGTATTCGAAGACCGAAGCTGAGAAAGCCACCTGA